GACCGTCGCCCTTCGTCTCGAATTCCTTGCGCATGTAATTCAGCACGACGAAGTGCCGTTCGGTGAGGGCGGCGATGCCTTCCTCGGTGGCGAGGGCTTGGGCGATGGTGGCGTCCCAGTCCTTGTAGTTGATCATGAAACCCTCGGCGTCGAAGTCGATGGGCTTGTTGTTGATGGTGCGGATGGCCATGGCGGGTGGTGTGGTTGAAAATTGAGTGATGAGAGTTGAGAGACGAAGAGGAGCGCGGCTCACGCGGCGGTGGTTTTCTTGCCGCTCATGCTGAAGGCGTGGCCGACGGGCATGGGGCGCGCGGGGAGGAGCATGTTCCAATAGACCCAGCGGAACATGAGTTTCCCGAAGTGATTCAGGCGCGTCTCCTTGAGCAGCGACATCGGGCCAACGTGCGGGAGCGGGTAGTGGCCGGGCAGCGGCTCGACGTCGTAGCTGAAGTCGATGAGCAGCGCCTTGCCGTCGCCGGACTCGATGAAGCAGTTGGCGTGGCCGTCGAACTTCGCCTCGGGCGCGTTGCCGGCCACGACGCTGAGGATGTTTTCCATCAGCACGTCGGCTTGGAAGTGCGCGACCGAACCGGCTTTCGAGGAGGGCAGGTCGGTGGCATCGCCGAGAGCGAAGATGTTGGGCGCGACCTTGGAGACGAGCGTGTGCTTGTCGGTCGGGACGTAGTTGAGCTCGTCGCCGATGCCGGAAGCACCGATGACGGGATCGCCCATGTTGGTGGGCACCGTCACGAGCAGGTCGTAGGCGACCTCGCGCTCGTCCCAGGAGTGGATCTTCTTCGCCTCCTGATCGACGCGACCGAGGGCGAAGTCGGCGGTGAGGTGGATGCGACGTTTGTCCAGGAAGTCGCCGAGCAGTTCCGCGGCCTTCGGCTTGGTGAACGCGGCCGGGAGCGGCGTGACGTAGTCGATCTCGACTTTGTCGCGCATGCCTTTGGCGCGGAAATACGAGTCGGCGAGGAAGGCGAACTCGAGCGGCGCGACGGGGCACTTGATCGGCATCTCGGCGATGTTCACGACGAGGCGGCCGCCCTTGAACTGGTCGAGCTGGCGTTGGAGCGCGGTGCAGCCTTCGAGCGTGTAGAACTCGCCGACGGACTTGTGCCACTCGTCGCCCAGCATGCCCTCGTTCTGCGCGGGCACGGGCTGGGTGCCGGTGGCGATGATGAGGAAGTCGTAGGCGAGCACGTGGCCGCCCTTGAGGTGCACGCGGTTGTGGTCGGGTTCGATGCGCTCGATGAGCGCTTCGACGAAATCCACGCGCGGGTGCAGCGTCTTGCGGCGGGATTTGACGAGGTCCTGCGGTTCGTAGCCGTGGAACGGCACGAAGAGGAAGCCGGGTTGGTAAGGGTGGTCGTTGTCGCGATCGACCACGGTGATGCGCCACCCGGAGGAGGGCAGCGCGCGGGCCAGTTTGTTGGCCATGATGGTGCCAGCGGTGCCGGCGCCGAGGATCACGAAGTTTTTCATGGCGGGTTTTTCGTTGAGCGCGGGTGGGGAGGCGGCGTCAGAAGCGGTAGCTATACATCAGCTGGGCGTTGTTCTGCCCGTGCGTGATGTGGATGCCGTAGCCGTTGGTCTTGCCGACCTCGAAGCCGTGGGTGAACGAGAAGTCGAGGCTGGAGCGCTCGTCGAACTTCCAGCCGAAGCCGACCATCAGGTGGCGTTCGATCGTGGCCGGGAAGAGGCAGTTCAGGAACTTGTCCGGGATCGGGTCGCTCGAGGCCGCGCCGCCGAAGCGGAGCGTGAGCTTGTCGGTCGCCTGGTAGGCGGCGCCGAGCTGCGCGACGAGCTGGTCGTCCCAGTTCTGGAAGAGCACGGCGCTGAGCTGCTGGCCGGCGAAGTTGCCGTTGCTGGCGGCGGACGACGCGGTGAAGGTCATCGCGAACTGGTTCATGACGCTCGCCCAGTAGATTTGGCGGAGGTCGGCGGCGATGAGCCAGCGCTCGTTCGGGCGGTAGGCGAGGCCGGCGCCGAGCATGGCGGGCCACTCGAAATTGTTCACCTTCATCTCGCCGTTGAGCGTCTGCGCCATGCGGCCCATGCCGGGGACGTTGAGCTGGAAGCTCATCGCGGCGCGGCTCGTCTTGAGGTCGCTGAGCGAAGACTTGGTGTGGTAGGTGAGGCCGAGGGTGAGTTGCGGGGAGGCTTGGTAAAGGACGCCGATCTTGCCGGCGTAGCCGTAGCCCTTGGCCTCGCCGGTCATCGCGTTGCCGTTGGAGAAGTTGAAATACGCGTAGTCGACGTTCGTGCCGGCGGGCAGCGTGGCCATCATGCCGCTGAAGCTCTGGACGATCGTGCCGGAGGCGCGGCCGAATTGCTGGCTGGTTGGCATCACGAGGTCGAAGAACTGCGTGCCGCTCATGGCCATCTTGAGGTCCATGCCGGCCCACAGGAAATCGGCGGTGGCGGCGACGTGGAGGCGGTCGTTCACCTTCCAGACGATCGGGGCGATGACGCGGCCGACGGAGACCTCGGTGCGATTCTCGAGGCCGAAGCCGAGGCCGCGCCAGGAATTCGCGTCGTATTGGCAGCCCATGCCGCCCTGGCCGAAGATGCCGAGGCCATAAGTGAGGTCGCCCGAGCGCCGCGCGTAGCCGAAGGCCGGCATGTAGAACGCCGTGAGCTCCGAATCAGCCTTCGCTCCGGCGGGGTTGGTCGCCGTGATGTCAGGCCCGAGGATGCCGATGGCGACATCGAGGCGGGCGCGCTCAGCCATGAGGCCGAGCGTGGCCGGGTTGTTGATGACGGCGGCGGTGCCGTTGTCGAAGGCCATGGAGGTGCCGCCCATCGCCGTGGCGATGGGGCCGTAGCCTTCCATGTTCATGCCGTTGGTCGCGACCAGCGGGCTCGTGAGACCGACCGCCGCGAGCGTGGCCGCGAGGGGGAGAAGGGAGCGCAGGGTTTTCATGGGCGGATGCCGTTTGGGGGGATTTGATCCGGCCTCCATTGTCGCACGAACCCCGCTCATCCGCTGCGCGCCCATTGGCAAAAGTGATGGCGTGAGCAAGTATATGCGCAAATGCTCAAATAGATAAGCACGGCTTGGGGGTGTTCTCCACCGTTCCGGCTCAAGTGAGGGTCCCGGTGTTCCGATGTAAGGGGAGGTCGTCACCTCATGAGAAACCTCAGTCTCCGTCTCCAGCTGTTGCTGGCTTTCGGCGTCATCGCGTCCATCGCGCTCGTCGTCGCCGGCATTGGCTACCTTGCCACCCACCGCGTCAGCGGTTACGTCAACCACATCGGAGAGCACACGATGCCCGCCATGGAGGGGCTGCTCGAATCCCGGTTCGAGCTCGAGAGCGTGCGGGTGGCCCAGCGCACGCTGCTGTCGCCCAATCTCAAGCCCGACGATCGGGCCCGACAGTTTACCAACGCCCAGGAGGCGCTGGAGCGCTACCGAAAGGAGTTCGCCGTCTACAGCGCGGAGGCGAAGAGCGGACCGCACGCCGGCGAGATCGCGCAGCTTGAGCGCCAGGTCGCCGACTGGCAGGAGGCGAACGACAAATTTTTCGCGACCGTGCACGCCCTCGAGCGCATGGACGTCACCAATCCCGTGGCACTCGAGGCGCAGCAGGAGGGCTTCCGGGGCGACCACCATCAGGCCATTGCGCGCGCGGCGACGCACATTTTCGGGGCGCAGGCCTACACCGGCGGCACTGATGCCACCGCCTGCCGCTACGGCAAATGGCTCTCCAGTTACCGCACCGCCAATCCCGCGATCAGCGGCCTCATGGAAAAATCCCGCGGGCCGCACGCGCGTTTCCACGCGGCCATCGCCGCCATCCAGGCCAAGCTCTCCGCCGGCGAAACCGCGGAGGCGCAGAAAATCTACACCGAGAACCTCGTGCCTGCGGCCGACGAGACCATCGGCATGTTCGGCGCGCTCCTGGCCGAAACCGCCAAGGCCCGCGACATTTACGACCAGCTCGACCACATCACGATGACCGAAGTGCGCGAAAAGCAGAAGATCGTGCAGGCGTCCTACTCGGCGCTGGTTGCCGCCTCGCGAACGGAGGCGGATCGCGCGGTCGATACGGCGCAGGCGGACGCCCGTTCCTCCGGACGCGGGGTGGCGATCGCCACGCTCGCCGGCGTCGTGCTCGCGCTTGTGCTCGGGTTCGGCCTCGCCTTTTCGCTGTCGAACCGCATCGGCGCCGTCAGCGCCACGCTCGATGCCGGTGCGGACCAGACCGCCGCGGCGGCCACACAGATTGCCGGCGCGAGTTCCAGCCTGGCCGAAGGTGCAAGCCGGCAGGCCGCGGCCCTCGAGGAAACCTCCGCCACGCTCGCGGAGATTTCGAGCATGACCAAGCGCGCCGCCGATCACGCCCGCGAAGCGAAATCCATCGCCCGCGACGCGCGCGGCGCGGCCGAAACCAGCTGAGAGCGACGTCGCGCAGATGAGCAAGGCGATGGAGGACATCGGCCGCGCCACCCGCGAGGTCGAGGCCATCGTCAAGACCATCGACGAGATCGCCTTTCAAACGAACATCCTCGCGCTCAACGCCTCCGTCGAGGCCGCGCGCGCGGGCGAAGCCGGCGCCGGTTTCGCCGTCGTCGCCGGCGAGGTGCGCACGCTCGCCCAACGCGCCGCCGATGCCGCGAAGGACACCGCGCAGCGCATCACCGCCGCCAGCACCGCGAGCAATTCCGGCCGCGAATACGTCGGCCGGGTGCAGGGCCGCCTGACGGAGATCCTCGCGAAGACCCGTCAGGTCGACGAGGCGATGGAAGCGATCGTCGTGGCCGCCCGCGAGCAGGACACCGGCCTCAGCCAGGTAAACACCGCGATGGCCGAGATGGACAAACTCACCCAGGAAAACGCCGCGTCGGCGGAGGAATCCGCGTCGGCCTCCGAGGAATTGCACGCCCAAACCGAGGAGTTGCGCGCGGCGATGAGCCGGTTGCACGCCATCGTTCGTGGCGTGCGTGCGGCGCAGACGGAGGACGCCGCGCACGCGGGCGCCGTGGCGGTGCCCTCGGTCAAGTCGCCCGTCCGCGAACCCGCGCGCGCCGCCGCCGTGGCCGCTCGCTAACGACGCGTGCGGCGAGCCCGCTCAGGCGGGCCGGCGCGCGAGGATCTGCACGACCGCGCTGCGTCCGGTGTGGCCGCCGCCCTCGTGCACGTCGCGCTCGAGTTCGCGTCCGATCTCGAACTTGAGCCCGGGTAACTCGGTGCGCAGCAGCTCGAGCGTGGGCAGCAACGCCGGGTCCTTCGGCCCGCCGGTGCCAAACGCGAGCTGCGCGGGCGTGTAGGCTTCCATCACGAAGACACCGCCCGGGCGCAGACCTGCGGCGACTCGGGCAAGGACGTCGCGTCGCAGCTCCGGCGGCAAGTGCATGAAAATCGCCACGATGCCGCTCCACGCGCCGGGCGCGATGGCGTAGGCCGCGAGATCGGCCGCTTCGGTCGTAAGTGCGACCCCGCGTTGCGCGGCGAGCGCTTGCGCCTTCGCGAGTCCGGTTGCGGAAAGATCGGTCGCGGTCACGGCGTGTCCGCGCGTGGCGAGGAAGACAGCGTTGCGACCCTCGCCCTCGGCGAGGCAAAGCACCGGGCCGGCGGGAATCCGGTCGGCGACGACGCGGAGAAAATCATTGGGCTCCGTCCCGAAGACGAAGTCCGGCGTGGAGTAGCGGTTGTCCCAGAATTCGGCGCCGTAAGCGGGGTTCAGTGCCATGCGTTGAACACCCAACCCACAATCGTGGTGCCGACAAGCACGACGACGGAAAAAATCACGAGCAGGCGCACGGTCATCACGCTGCGCAGCATCACGAGCTCGGGGAGCGACACGCCGACGGCGGAGAGCAGGAACGCCAGCGCGGTGCCGAGCGGCACCCCCTTGGCGACGAAGGCCTCGAGGAGCGGCACGGTGGCGTTGGCGCTGACGTAGAGCGGCAGGCCGGCGAGCGAGGCCAGCGGCACGGTCCACGCGCCGCGGCCGGCGAAGAGCGATTGGAAGAAATTCTCCGGCACGAAACCGTGGAGCCCCGCGCCGAGCACGAGCGCGCCGACGAGCCACGGCGCGATGTTGCGCAGGATGCGGCCGCTGGTTTGCGCGGCGTCGATGAGGCGCGCGCGCCAGCCTTCGGGCGGCATGTCGTCATCCTCCTCGCCGGTGAATTGAGCGTTCGGCTGCAGCCAGCGCTCGGCGCGCAACGCCCCGAGGAAGAGGCCGCCGCCGATGCCGAGGAGGATGCCGGCGGTGGCGTAGCCGAGCGCGAGTTTCCAGCCGAAGGTGGCGGCCATGATCGCGACCGCGATCTCGTTCACCAGCGGCGAGGTGATGAGGAAGGCGAACGCGACGCCGATGGGGAAACGCGCCTGCACGAAGCCGAGGAAGATCGGCACCGACGAGCACGAGCAGAACGGTGTCAGCGCGCCGAACAGCGCGGCCGCCGGATAGCCCAGCAGCCGGCCGCCGCGGCCTTCGAGCTTCGCGCGGAGTTTGTCGTGCGGGATGGCGCCGCGCACGAGCGCCATCAGGAACGAGACGCCGGCGACGAGCACGACGACCTTGAGCAGGTCGTAGACGAAAAAATGCAGCGCCGCGCCGAGGCCGCGCGCCGCATCGAGTGCGCACGCCGCGACGACGCGGTCAGCGATCCATTCTGCCCAGAACCACATGGTCGTAGTGAGATACGAGCCGCGGCGCGGGGCAACGCCGCGAGCCCGTCATTCCTTGGTCTTCAGGCCGCAGGTATTGATGCCGAGCGGCAGGTAGGCCGGGCAGAAGCCGAAGGCGGCGGTGAGCAGCGGCACGGCGCCGACGAGGCCCCACCAGCTTTTGAAGTAGTAGCCCGCGCCGAGAATGGCGCAGCCGAGGATGATGCGAACGATGCGATCGATGAAGCCGACGTTGGTTTTCATTTTGTTTTTTGGGGGGAGGAGGAAATCAGCGGTGTTTCGGCGAGCAGATGGGCCAGCCGGCCTTATCCCAGTCGCGGAGCGAGCCGGCGTTCACGGCGTCGAAGCCTTCCTTTTTCAGCGTCGAGGCGGCCATGCCGGAGCGCGTGCCAGAGGCGCAGTAGAGGAGGAGTTTCTTGCCCTTGTTTTTCTCGAGGAAGGCGCGCCATTGCGTGCGCTCGCCGCGGAGGTCGCTGAGCGGCATGAGCGCGGCGGTCTTGGCGACGCCGCTGTGCCACTCCATCGGCTCGCGGAGATCGACGAGCACGGCGGTGCCGGCTTTGAGCGCGGCCTTGGCGTCTTCGAGCGGGATGCCGGGGCGCATCATGATGAGCTGGCGCACGACCATGAAGGCCATGAACGCGAGGAGGAGGAGGAGGAACCAGTTCATGCGAACGGAGAGAAGGAAGGTAGAGGTCGGCGTGCGGCGGGTCGCCTGCAAGCAGGCTCCTACATGGAACGATTGGGGATTAGGGCTGGGTCTCGGGCAGCTCGCACGGGGGCGCGGGCGGTGGCGTGGCGGGTTGGCCGGCGTGGGTCATGTAGTAGATCAGCGGCACGGCGAGCGGGCTGATGACGAGGGAGGCGATGGCGCCGAAGAGCAGCGAGATCGCGAGGCCTTGGAAGATCGGGTCGGCGAGGATTACGAGGCCGCCGACGACCACCGCGAGCGCGGTGAGCATCATCGGACGGAAGCGCACGGCGCCGGACTCGATGCAGGCTTGGGCGAGCGTGCGGCCGTGGCTGAGACGCAGCTCGATGAAATCCACGAGGATGATCGAATTTCGCACCACGATGCCGGCGCCGGCCATGAAGCCGATCATCGACGTGGCGGTGAAGAACGCGCCCATCACCGCGTGCGCCGGCATGATGCCGACGAGCGAGAACGGAATCACCGTCATCACGATGAGCGGCGTGGAGTAGTTTTTGAACCAGCCGACCATGAGCATGTAGATGAGGATGAGCACGGCGCCGAAGGCCAGGCCGAGGTCGCGGAAGACCTCGATCGTGACTTGCCACTCGCCGTCCCACTTCATCGCGGGTTCGCGGTCGTCGAAGGGCATGGCGGAGTTGTAGAGCTTCACGGTGTCGGTCGTGCCGCCGAAGTCGGTGCCTTTGAGTTTCGCGAGTTCCTGGTTCATCGCGAGGATGGCGTAAACGGGGCTCTCGACTACGCCGGCGACGTCGCCGGTGACGTAGGTGACGTTCATCAGGTTCTTGTGGTAGATGTTCCGCTCGGCGCGGGTCTGTTCGAGAGTGACGAGCTCGCGGAGCGGCACGAGCGGCGCGGCGGGATTCATCTCCGAGCGCACGGTGAGCGCGAGGATGTCGTCGGGCCGGGCGCGGGCGGCGCGCGGGAGTTCGAGGACGATGGCCACGTCTTCGCGCTCGGCGGGAGCGTGGAGGAGCGTGACGGGGTAACCCTGCACGCCCATCTGCACGGTGCGCGCGATGGCGGCCTCGGTCAGGCCGTGGAGCGCGGCCTTGGCCTTGTCCACACGGAGAATCGTGCGCGGCTGCTCGGCTTCGACATACCAATCCACGTCCACGACGCCGGGCGAGGCTTTGAAGACGCTGCGGACTTGGTCGGCGAGTTTGAGGCGCGCTTCTTCGCTCGGGCCGTAGATTTCGGCGACGAGGGTGGAGAGGACCGGCGGGCCGGGCGGCACCTCGGCGACGACGACGACGGCGTCGTATTTCGCGGCGATGGCGGTGAGGCGCGGGCGGATGCGCTTGGCGATGTCGTGGCTCTGCGCGGAACGCTCGTGCTTCGGCACGAGGTTGACCTGGATGTCGGCGACGTTGCTGCCGCGCCGCATGAAGTAGTGGCGGACGAGGCCGTTGAAATTAAACGGCGACGCGGCGCCGGCATAAACCTGGTAGTCGCGCACCTCGGGCTCGGTGCGGAGCGAGGCGGCCATTTCTCGGGCGACGCGGGCGGATTGCTCGAGCGTCGTGCCCTCGGGGAGGTTGATGATGACTTGGAACTCCGACTTGTTGTCGAAGGGCAGCATCTTGACCTTCACGGCGCCGATGCCGACGAGACCGGCGGAGCCGACGGTGAGGAAGGCGACGACCGCGAGGAACGCCCAGCGCCACGAGCGGTGGGCGATCAAGGGCTGCATGAAACGCGTGTAGAGGCGCGTGAACGCGTTGTCCGGCATCGTGTCGTGATCCTCGGCGGCGGTGGGCACGAACTCGGAGGTGTGGCCGTCCTTGTTGTGGTGGCCGCGGAGGACCTTCAGCGCGGCCCACGGCGTGACGGCGAAGGCAACGAGCAACGAGAAGAGCATCGCGGCGCTGGAGCCGATCGGGATCGGGCGCATGTAGGGGCCCATCATGCCGCTGACGAACGCCATTGGCAGCACGGCGGCGATGACGGCCCACGTCGCGAGGATCGTGGGATTGCCGACTTCGTCCACGGCCTCGATGGCGACGTCGATGAGCGGGCGGTGGCGGCAGCTCGGGAGGTTCATGTGCCGGACGATGTTTTCGACGACGACGATCGCGTCGTCCACGAGGATGCCGATGGAGAAGATCAGCGCGAAGAGCGTGATGCGGTTCAGCGTGTAGCCGTAGAGATAGAAAACCAGCAGCGTGAGACCGAGCGTCACGGGGATGGCGAGCAACACGACGAGCGACTCGCGCCAGCCGAGGAAGAACATGATGAGGATCGCGACGCCGAAGACGGCGATGCCCATGTGGAGGAGGAGCTCGTTGGATTTCTCGGCGGCGGTGGCGCCGTAGTCGCGCGTGAGTGTCACCTCGACGTCGGCGGGAATCGTGGTGCCGCGGAGCGCGGCGATTTTCTCGTTCACGGCGGCGACGACTTCGACGGCGTTGGCGCCGGGGCGCTTGGCGAGCGAGAGTGTGACGGCGGCCTGCTCGGTGGTGTCGGTTGTAGCCGGCCTCGATGAGGCCGGGCCGGGGTCAGCGACCCCGGCTACAGGAGGCGTGGCGGCCGGGTGTGAAACGCCGCGGCCGAACAGGACGTAGTTGGACGGTTCTTCGGCGGTGTCGCTGATTGTGGCGACGTCGCGGAGATAGACGGGGCGGTCGCCAGAGACGCCGACGACGACATTGCCGACGTCACGCGCGTCGCGGAGGAAGGTGCCGGTTTGGAGAACGGTTTCCTGGTTGGCGAAGGACTGCGCGCCGGTGTGCGTCTGCGAATTCGCCTGCTGCAGCATCGGCACGAGGTAGGACGCGGCGAGGTTGCGCGCGGTGAGGGCGTTCGGGTCGAGCTGCACGCGAACTTGGCGGCGCGTGCCGCCGATGAGCGTCGTCTCGGCGACCATCGGGATGGCTTTGACGGACTCCTCGACCTGCGCGGCGATGCGGCGCAGCGTGTAGTGATCGTAGCGCGCGCTGTGGAACGTGAGGGCGACGACGGGCACGTCGTCGATCGTGCGCGGCTTGATCAGCGGCGGCGTGACGCCGAGCGGGATGTGGTCGAAGTTGGTCTGAAGCTTCTGGTTGAGGCGGACGAGCGCGGTCTCGAGATCGGTGCCGACCTTGAAACGCACGACGGTCATGCTGCCGCCGGGACTGGAGGTGGAGTAGAGGTATTCGACGCCGGCGATTTCCCAGAGGAGTTTCTCCATCGGGCGCGTGACGCGATTCTCCACCTCGGGCGCGCTGGCGCCGGGCATGGCGACCATGACGTCGATCATGGGCACCTTGATCTGCGGCTCCTCTTCGCGCGGGAGCATGAGCACGGCGAAAACGCCGAGCAGGAGCGACGCGGCGACGACGATGGGCGTCAGCTTCGAGTCGATGAACATCGCGGCCATGCGGCCGGCGATGCCGTATTGGCGGGGCGCGGTGCTCATGGGGCGATCTCGAGCGGTTGACCTTCACGGAGTCCGGCCGGAGCGCGGACGATCACGGATTCGCCGACAGAGAGACCGGAGAGAATCTCGATGCGTCCGTCGTGGGCGGCGCCGGTTTTCACGAGGCGGAGCTCGGCGCGGTTGTTGATGGCAACAAAGACGTGCTCCAACTGGCCGGCGCTACTCAAGGCGTCGGCCGGCACGACGATCGCGTGCACGGTCGCGGAGGGAACGTGGACGCGGACGAATTGGCCGGAGCGCACGGGCGCGTCGGTGGCGACGGCGAGTTTGGCGGTGACGGTGCGCGCGAAGGCGTCGGAGGCGGACGAGAGTTCGACGATGTTGGCGCGGAACGTGGCGCCGGACTCGGCTTGCACGAGGAGCGCGTCGCCGAGTTTCACGTTGGCCGCGAGGGAGTCGGGGATGCCGGTCTCGATCTGGAGGTCGCCCGCGCCCTCTACTTCGAGGAGCGGGTGGCCGGGCGCGGCGAGGTCGCCGGCGTGGACGAATTTGCGGGTGACGGTGCCGGCGAAGGGCGCGCGCAGCTCGGTGTAGCCGAGCATGGTCTCGGCTTCGCGCAGCATCGCCTCGGCGCCGGCGAAGCGGTCTTCGAGGCCGCGCACCATGTCGGCGGTGCTGGCGTTCTTGGCGAGGAGGTCGCGTTCGCGGGCGAGGTCGCGCTGGGCGACGTTGAATTGCGAGCGAGCTTGGGCGACGCGCGCGGAGATTTCAGCGGCGGAGATTTTCAACAGCACCTCGCCGGCGGCGACGCGTTGGCCGAGCGTGACGGGCAGGTCGGAGATGGTGCCCATGACCCTGGCGGCGAGTATCGCGCGCTCGGCGGGGCGGACGGTGCCGGTGACTTCGGTGAGGACGGGGGCGTCGATCGCGGCGGCTTTCGCGACGGACACGCGTGCGGTGGGGAGCGCGGGAGCGGCGGTCGCGGAATCAGCGCCGTGCTTCGCGCAGCCGGCGAGGAGCGCGAGGGCGAGGATGAGAGCGGTGGCGGGGAGTTTCATTTTTGTTAAACGGGTCGGGGAGCGGAGGTCTGGCGGGTCGCCTGCAAGCAGGCTCCTACAGGTTCGCAGCACCGAGCGGCGTGAGGCCGATGGCGCGGTGGAGTTCGGCGAGGGCGATGCGCTCGTCGGCTTCGGCGATGGTGCGGCGCATGCGCGCCTCGATGAGGCGGCTTTCGACGCCGATGAGGTCGGAGGCGAGGAGCGCGCCTTTCTCGAAGCGCGCGCGGGTGAGGACGGCGCTCTCCTCGGCTTGCGCGACGGTCTGGGCGCTGACGTCGAGGCGTTCGCGGGCCGAATCGTGGGCGAGGCGGGCCTGCTCGGCTTCGAGGGCGAAACCGAGTTCGGCTTTGCGGAGCATTTCCTTCACTTGGGCGAGCTCGGCCTCGGCTTGGCGGATTTTGCCGGAGGTCTGGCCGCCGTCGAAGACGTTCAGGTCGACGGAGACGCCGGCGAGCCAGCTGTCGGCGTGGCGGTCGAGTTGCCAGCCGCGGTCGTATTGGTAGGAGGCGAAGGCGTTGACGGTGGGGCGGCGCGCGCCGCGGGCGACGGCGACCATTTTTTCCGCGGCGGCGAGGCGCTGGCGCAGGCCGGCGAGTTCGGGGCGGTTGGCGCTGTTCGCGGCGGAGGGGACGGTGAGGGCGTCGAGCGACGGATCGGCGGCGGCGAGTTCGACGGTCTCGCCGGGTTGCGGTTCGCGGCCGAGGACGAAGAGGAAGGCGCGTTCGGCCAGCGCGGCGCCGTGGCGGGTGACGGTGAGTTGCTCGCGGGTCTGGGCGAGCTGGACCTCGAGGCTGAGGAGGTCGGCCTTGAGCAGCTGGCCGGCTTCGAAGCGGAGGCGGGCGTTGGCGAGGGCGGCTTCGTAGGCGCGGACGCCGGCGGCGACGGCGGTGGCGGCTTCGCGGGCTTTGCGGAGGTTGAGGAGGGACTTGATCGCCTCGGTGGCGAGTTGCTGTTGGGCGGCGCGGAGATCCTCGGCGGCGGCGAGGGCGCCGGCGCGGGCGGCGTTGCGTCCGGCGGTGGCGCGGCCGCCGCTGTAGAGGTTGTAGCCGACGGTGCCGGTGAGGTTGAGGTTATCGATCTTGCCCGGGTGGTTGAAATCGAGGCCGAAGTTGAAGGCCCGCTGGTTGAGGATGGAGCCGAAGGCCATCATCGGGCTGTTCGTGTCCGTGTAGCGGCCGGAGACGCTGAGCTGGGGCATCCAGGCGGCGTTGGCCTGTTCGATCATCGCCTCGGCAGCGACGGTGCGCTGGCGGGCGAGGGCGGCATCGGGGTTGTCGCGCAGGGCGGTGGCGACGGCTTCGGATGCGGTCCACGGCGCGGCGTGGGCGGCGGCGAACGACAGGAGGAGGGCCGGCAGGAGAGTCGGACGGAGCAGGGAATTCATGATCAGGAGGAACTGCGTGAGCCGGAAGACCAGAGGAGGCCGAGCACGGTGCCGTAGAGGGCGCCGCGCCACCAGGTCGAGGTGAGCGGGCAGGTGCCGGAGGAGCATTGGCCGTAGTAGCCGAGCGCCGCCCCGAAGGCGGCCCCGGCCAGGATCGGCAAGAGGAAGAGCAACCACGCGGGCATGGCGGCGGGGGATCAGCGGCGGCCGCCCCAGTGAATCACGTCGTGGTCGTCGACCCAGCCGAGTTTCGTCAAAAGCAGCGTGGGCGGGCAGAAGCCGGTGAAGACGGACTGGATGAGGTTCAACCCGACGAAGGCCGGCAGCAGCAGCCACCAGGGGCTGACCCAGTGGGTGAGGGCGACCCCGATGAGGGTGGCGGTGCCGGCGAGGAGGCGGACGAGGTGGTGCGTGGTCATGGCAATAATGCTTATTGACTTTATATGCGCATAAATGCATATACTTGCCACGATGTCAAGAGGCTGTTTCCTGCGCCACATGCCCAAACACCGCCCGCTCAACGAGGACGCCCTCCAGCTCGTCGCCGCCCGTTTCGCCGTGCTGGCGGAGCCGATGCGGTTGCGCCTGATCCAGTCGTTGTTCGAGGGCGAGCGGAACGTCACCGACCTCGTCGAGGCCACCGGCGGCACGCAGGCGAACGTCTCGCGGCACCTCCAGACGCTCACGGCGGCGCACATCCTCGCGCGGCGCAAGGAGGGGTTGCAGGTTTTCTACCGCATCAGCGATCCGACGATCCCGAAGCTGTGCGAACTCGTCTGCGGCAGCCTGG
This portion of the Opitutia bacterium genome encodes:
- a CDS encoding permease, coding for MWFWAEWIADRVVAACALDAARGLGAALHFFVYDLLKVVVLVAGVSFLMALVRGAIPHDKLRAKLEGRGGRLLGYPAAALFGALTPFCSCSSVPIFLGFVQARFPIGVAFAFLITSPLVNEIAVAIMAATFGWKLALGYATAGILLGIGGGLFLGALRAERWLQPNAQFTGEEDDDMPPEGWRARLIDAAQTSGRILRNIAPWLVGALVLGAGLHGFVPENFFQSLFAGRGAWTVPLASLAGLPLYVSANATVPLLEAFVAKGVPLGTALAFLLSAVGVSLPELVMLRSVMTVRLLVIFSVVVLVGTTIVGWVFNAWH
- a CDS encoding NAD(P)/FAD-dependent oxidoreductase, coding for MKNFVILGAGTAGTIMANKLARALPSSGWRITVVDRDNDHPYQPGFLFVPFHGYEPQDLVKSRRKTLHPRVDFVEALIERIEPDHNRVHLKGGHVLAYDFLIIATGTQPVPAQNEGMLGDEWHKSVGEFYTLEGCTALQRQLDQFKGGRLVVNIAEMPIKCPVAPLEFAFLADSYFRAKGMRDKVEIDYVTPLPAAFTKPKAAELLGDFLDKRRIHLTADFALGRVDQEAKKIHSWDEREVAYDLLVTVPTNMGDPVIGASGIGDELNYVPTDKHTLVSKVAPNIFALGDATDLPSSKAGSVAHFQADVLMENILSVVAGNAPEAKFDGHANCFIESGDGKALLIDFSYDVEPLPGHYPLPHVGPMSLLKETRLNHFGKLMFRWVYWNMLLPARPMPVGHAFSMSGKKTTAA
- a CDS encoding TusE/DsrC/DsvC family sulfur relay protein, translating into MAIRTINNKPIDFDAEGFMINYKDWDATIAQALATEEGIAALTERHFVVLNYMRKEFETKGDGPSMRKLTKESGVPTKELYELFPGGPAKKAAKIAGIKKPHGCI
- a CDS encoding outer membrane protein transport protein, yielding MKTLRSLLPLAATLAAVGLTSPLVATNGMNMEGYGPIATAMGGTSMAFDNGTAAVINNPATLGLMAERARLDVAIGILGPDITATNPAGAKADSELTAFYMPAFGYARRSGDLTYGLGIFGQGGMGCQYDANSWRGLGFGLENRTEVSVGRVIAPIVWKVNDRLHVAATADFLWAGMDLKMAMSGTQFFDLVMPTSQQFGRASGTIVQSFSGMMATLPAGTNVDYAYFNFSNGNAMTGEAKGYGYAGKIGVLYQASPQLTLGLTYHTKSSLSDLKTSRAAMSFQLNVPGMGRMAQTLNGEMKVNNFEWPAMLGAGLAYRPNERWLIAADLRQIYWASVMNQFAMTFTASSAASNGNFAGQQLSAVLFQNWDDQLVAQLGAAYQATDKLTLRFGGAASSDPIPDKFLNCLFPATIERHLMVGFGWKFDERSSLDFSFTHGFEVGKTNGYGIHITHGQNNAQLMYSYRF
- a CDS encoding class I SAM-dependent methyltransferase; this encodes MALNPAYGAEFWDNRYSTPDFVFGTEPNDFLRVVADRIPAGPVLCLAEGEGRNAVFLATRGHAVTATDLSATGLAKAQALAAQRGVALTTEAADLAAYAIAPGAWSGIVAIFMHLPPELRRDVLARVAAGLRPGGVFVMEAYTPAQLAFGTGGPKDPALLPTLELLRTELPGLKFEIGRELERDVHEGGGHTGRSAVVQILARRPA
- a CDS encoding Tar ligand binding domain-containing protein — encoded protein: MRNLSLRLQLLLAFGVIASIALVVAGIGYLATHRVSGYVNHIGEHTMPAMEGLLESRFELESVRVAQRTLLSPNLKPDDRARQFTNAQEALERYRKEFAVYSAEAKSGPHAGEIAQLERQVADWQEANDKFFATVHALERMDVTNPVALEAQQEGFRGDHHQAIARAATHIFGAQAYTGGTDATACRYGKWLSSYRTANPAISGLMEKSRGPHARFHAAIAAIQAKLSAGETAEAQKIYTENLVPAADETIGMFGALLAETAKARDIYDQLDHITMTEVREKQKIVQASYSALVAASRTEADRAVDTAQADARSSGRGVAIATLAGVVLALVLGFGLAFSLSNRIGAVSATLDAGADQTAAAATQIAGASSSLAEGASRQAAALEETSATLAEISSMTKRAADHAREAKSIARDARGAAETS